A single Vulpes lagopus strain Blue_001 chromosome 3, ASM1834538v1, whole genome shotgun sequence DNA region contains:
- the LOC121486255 gene encoding 10 kDa heat shock protein, mitochondrial yields the protein MAGQVFREFFPLFDGVLVERNAAETVTKGSIMLPEKSQGKVLQATVVAVGSGPKGKGEEIEPVSVKVGDKVLLSEYGGTKVVLDDKGYFLFRDGDIIGKYVD from the coding sequence ATGGCAGGGCAAGTGTTTAGAgagttttttcccctctttgatGGAGTTTTAGTTGAAAGGAATGCAGCTGAAACTGTAACCAAAGGAAGTATTATGCttccagaaaaatctcaaggAAAAGTGTTGCAAGCAACAGTAGTAGCTGTTGGATCGGGTCCTAAAGGAAAGGGTGAAGAGATTGAACCAGTTAGTGTGAAAGTTGGAGATAAAGTTCTTCTCTCAGAATATGGAGGCACCAAAGTAGTTCTAGATGACAAGGGTTATTTCTTATTTAGAGATGGTGACATTATCGGGAAGTATGTGGACTGA